A genomic window from Ruminiclostridium cellulolyticum H10 includes:
- a CDS encoding ABC transporter substrate-binding protein produces MIKNRILPLVLSVAMIAIAFTACGSKEKPNDTDLTSSASSTAAGTTSKAKDIKGEILFYNTRTDMELDSYDKNWEYYIGEFNKNYPNIEVNIETSKDYEGDLAIRMNSNEYGDVLFMSAKMKDSDLPSFFIPLGKKADLEKKYDFVQDRYVGEDIYGIPPNGNGQGIVYNKAVFAKAGITSLPKSEDEFLSDLKLIKEKTDAIPLYTNYKDSWALNAWEGYIDSVSGSDTYTNQVMLHEDDPFAPGKPHYIVYKYLFDVVSQKLVEDDPMTTDWESSKQLLADAKIATMPLGSWAIPQIKSKAKNPDDVSYMPFPYNIDGKMYTQAAGDYKLCISKNSKNIEAAKAFLWWFLDESNYAQNEGLIPSLKGSAYPDTLKNFQDMGVTLLIDKGAINDVTKNENGWLDAIDKESEVGLWNENFKKDIVDTALGNKKGTYNDVMNGLNKKWADTRAKLIKEGTIGK; encoded by the coding sequence ATGATTAAAAATAGGATTTTACCATTAGTTCTGAGTGTGGCAATGATAGCTATAGCCTTTACTGCATGCGGATCAAAGGAGAAGCCTAATGACACAGATTTAACCTCGTCAGCGTCATCAACCGCAGCAGGTACAACTTCAAAAGCAAAGGATATTAAAGGAGAAATTCTGTTCTATAATACCAGAACTGATATGGAACTGGACAGTTATGACAAAAACTGGGAATATTATATTGGAGAATTTAATAAAAATTATCCTAATATAGAAGTAAATATTGAGACATCAAAGGATTATGAAGGTGATCTTGCAATCCGAATGAATTCAAACGAATACGGTGATGTTTTATTCATGTCTGCAAAAATGAAGGATTCGGATCTTCCTAGCTTTTTCATACCGTTAGGAAAAAAAGCAGATTTGGAAAAGAAGTATGATTTTGTTCAGGACAGATATGTAGGTGAGGATATATACGGAATTCCACCTAACGGAAACGGACAGGGTATAGTATATAACAAGGCTGTATTTGCAAAGGCTGGTATTACTTCTTTGCCGAAGTCTGAGGATGAATTCCTTTCTGATTTGAAACTTATTAAAGAAAAAACAGACGCTATTCCTTTGTATACAAACTACAAGGACAGCTGGGCCCTCAATGCATGGGAAGGATACATAGATAGCGTGTCAGGCAGTGATACATACACTAATCAGGTAATGCTTCACGAGGATGATCCGTTTGCACCCGGGAAACCTCACTACATAGTTTACAAGTATTTATTTGATGTTGTAAGTCAGAAATTGGTTGAGGACGATCCGATGACTACTGACTGGGAAAGTTCAAAGCAACTACTGGCAGATGCTAAAATTGCAACTATGCCTTTAGGCTCATGGGCAATTCCACAGATTAAATCAAAAGCAAAAAATCCGGATGACGTGTCATACATGCCATTCCCATATAATATTGACGGAAAAATGTATACACAGGCTGCAGGCGACTACAAGCTCTGCATAAGTAAGAACAGTAAGAATATAGAAGCAGCAAAGGCATTTTTATGGTGGTTCCTTGATGAATCAAACTATGCTCAGAATGAAGGGCTTATACCATCACTTAAAGGCTCCGCATATCCTGATACATTAAAAAACTTCCAAGATATGGGAGTAACACTCCTTATTGATAAGGGAGCTATCAATGATGTAACCAAAAACGAAAACGGATGGCTGGATGCTATAGATAAAGAGTCAGAAGTAGGCTTGTGGAATGAAAACTTTAAGAAGGATATTGTAGATACAGCACTAGGTAATAAAAAAGGTACATATAATGATGTTATGAATGGCCTTAACAAAAAATGGGCTGATACCAGAGCAAAGCTTATAAAAGAAGGAACTATAGGTAAGTAA
- a CDS encoding carbohydrate ABC transporter permease — protein MFSNLSYKVQKRIIIVAFLIIPLLLLAVFSYFPALNLFYYSLTKWDGISKTKEFVGLRNYVDLFSKQENFIVFKNSLYYLGGSVIQIGLALYFSSILSYKVRFKSFFKGVLFFPYLLNGVAVSFMFMLFFRPEGTMDSLITAIGLGAYTQKWLGNPGIINFSLVAVSIWRFFGYNFILFSGAIQSVPAEMYEATEIDGANRFQQFWYVTLPFIKRVIELNVILSISGSISAFEVPYIMTGGSNGSMTFVIRTVESAFKWRKYGLASAMGIVLLIIVVLTTLLQKKLFGDNKEVDA, from the coding sequence ATGTTTTCAAATCTAAGCTACAAGGTTCAAAAGAGAATTATTATTGTAGCGTTTCTGATAATTCCTCTTCTTCTTTTAGCTGTATTCTCATACTTCCCGGCATTAAACCTGTTCTATTATAGCCTGACAAAATGGGATGGCATTTCTAAAACCAAAGAGTTTGTAGGACTGCGAAATTATGTTGACCTGTTTTCAAAACAGGAAAACTTCATTGTATTTAAGAACAGTTTGTATTACCTTGGCGGTTCGGTGATTCAAATTGGTCTGGCTCTGTACTTTTCTTCTATACTGAGCTATAAAGTCAGATTCAAAAGCTTTTTCAAAGGAGTTTTATTCTTCCCATACCTTTTAAACGGTGTTGCAGTCAGCTTTATGTTTATGCTGTTTTTCCGTCCAGAAGGAACAATGGACAGCTTAATAACGGCTATCGGCCTTGGTGCTTACACTCAAAAGTGGCTGGGAAATCCGGGAATAATTAACTTCTCGCTTGTTGCTGTTTCAATATGGAGGTTTTTTGGCTATAATTTTATTCTGTTTTCAGGTGCAATACAGTCCGTACCTGCGGAAATGTATGAAGCCACAGAAATAGACGGTGCAAACAGATTTCAGCAGTTCTGGTATGTAACTCTTCCATTCATAAAACGCGTAATCGAATTGAATGTAATTCTTTCAATAAGCGGATCAATCAGTGCTTTTGAGGTACCATACATAATGACCGGGGGATCAAACGGCAGTATGACTTTTGTTATAAGGACAGTTGAGTCCGCATTCAAATGGCGTAAGTACGGCCTGGCTTCTGCCATGGGGATAGTACTGCTGATAATTGTCGTCTTGACCACGCTACTTCAAAAGAAATTATTTGGCGATAACAAGGAGGTGGATGCATAA
- the tnpA gene encoding IS200/IS605 family transposase, whose product MDKNNLAHTTWECKYHLVFAAKYRRQIIYGKIKQDIGKMLRELCERKGIEIIEAECCKDHIHMLVRIPPKYSVSEIMGYLKGKSSLMIFDKYANLKYKYGNRHFWCRGYYVDTVGKNAKKIEEYIRKQLQADIASDQLSLIEYVDPFTGKQGKKSK is encoded by the coding sequence ATGGACAAGAATAATTTAGCACATACGACATGGGAATGCAAATATCATTTGGTGTTTGCAGCAAAGTATCGTCGACAAATAATATACGGGAAAATAAAGCAGGATATAGGTAAGATGCTGAGGGAACTGTGCGAAAGGAAAGGTATAGAAATTATAGAAGCGGAGTGTTGTAAGGACCACATACATATGCTTGTTAGAATACCACCTAAATATAGTGTATCAGAAATAATGGGATATTTAAAAGGCAAAAGTTCATTAATGATATTCGATAAATATGCCAATCTAAAATATAAATATGGTAACAGACACTTCTGGTGTAGAGGATACTATGTTGATACAGTTGGCAAGAATGCGAAGAAAATTGAAGAATATATTAGAAAGCAGTTGCAAGCAGACATAGCAAGCGACCAGTTAAGTTTGATAGAGTACGTGGACCCGTTTACGGGTAAGCAAGGAAAGAAGAGCAAGTAG
- a CDS encoding LacI family DNA-binding transcriptional regulator, with product MKSNISMKNIAKELNVSIVTVSKALNDKDGVSDELKLKIKDLADKMGYRYNMLAKSMRDGLSYNIGVIIPEHFLGDDKSYYFSVFKHLSQIMEKYQYCAILQVLNAEDENGVILPKFYYDKKVDGLIVLGQVNKAYIKALQNIEIPVVFLDFYDENTNVDSITVDNYSGAYELTNYLIKNGHVNISFVGDIYATSSIQDRYLGMCKSLLEHGIKLREDYVICDRDEHGKYIELKFPKDMPTAFVCNCDGVAYNLIIKLKEMGFRVPEDFSVVGFDNDIYATISDPQITTVEVDVEEMAGTAVKSILDKVKKENRSRGRSMIKGRIIYRDSVKKINR from the coding sequence ATGAAAAGCAACATATCAATGAAGAATATCGCCAAAGAATTAAATGTCAGCATTGTAACAGTATCCAAAGCACTGAACGATAAAGACGGTGTCAGTGACGAGCTAAAACTAAAAATAAAAGATTTGGCTGATAAAATGGGATACAGGTACAATATGTTAGCAAAATCCATGAGGGATGGTTTGTCATATAATATAGGAGTTATCATCCCGGAACATTTTCTGGGGGATGACAAGTCGTATTATTTCAGTGTTTTCAAGCACCTTTCTCAGATAATGGAAAAATACCAGTACTGTGCAATCTTGCAGGTATTAAATGCAGAGGATGAGAACGGCGTTATTCTGCCTAAGTTTTATTATGACAAGAAGGTAGACGGACTTATTGTACTGGGACAGGTGAATAAGGCATATATAAAGGCTTTGCAAAATATTGAAATACCTGTGGTTTTTCTGGATTTTTACGATGAGAATACAAATGTAGATTCAATAACCGTGGACAATTATTCGGGAGCTTATGAACTAACAAATTACCTGATAAAAAACGGACATGTTAATATATCTTTTGTCGGTGATATATATGCAACCAGCAGTATTCAGGACAGGTATCTCGGTATGTGTAAATCTCTTTTGGAGCATGGTATAAAATTAAGGGAAGATTATGTGATATGTGACAGAGACGAGCATGGAAAGTACATTGAGCTCAAGTTTCCTAAAGATATGCCCACAGCTTTTGTATGTAACTGTGACGGAGTTGCATACAACCTCATAATAAAGCTAAAGGAAATGGGTTTTAGAGTGCCGGAAGATTTTTCAGTAGTCGGATTTGATAACGATATATATGCTACAATCTCTGATCCGCAGATTACCACAGTTGAGGTAGATGTAGAAGAAATGGCAGGAACAGCTGTCAAATCTATCCTTGACAAGGTAAAAAAAGAGAACAGAAGCAGGGGGCGGTCCATGATAAAGGGCAGAATTATATACAGGGACTCAGTAAAGAAAATCAACCGGTAA
- a CDS encoding AGE family epimerase/isomerase, with protein sequence MDDKLINKLVNELETELRNDILPFWINNAVDTDNRGFYGLISSDLTIDKTHAKAAVLNARILWTYSKAYSRYKEGKYFFMAERAYNYIVDFFIDKVNSGVYWLLDYKGNVLNSKKQTYAIAFAIYGLSEFFLATGRKESLTKAIELYNALETHTWDCVNKGYYEAHTTDWQPLADMSLSPADMNVSKSMNTHLHIIEAYTNLYRVWKDARLKSTLEEIINITINHIIDPKKHSFNLFFDEKWNPVSEKISFGHDIEGSWLLCEAAEVLGNKELIKRVSEISVAMAQRVYNTGIDTKYGGLFYEQDKNVIETIKDWWPQAEAVVGFSNAYQLTGNDCFMIEAVNTWSFIKAHIIDKVHGEWVWGTSADGLNVTNNEKAGPWKCPYHNSRMCFEILQRFKKRKS encoded by the coding sequence ATGGATGATAAATTAATTAATAAACTGGTTAACGAACTGGAGACCGAACTCAGGAATGACATTTTGCCGTTTTGGATTAATAACGCCGTTGATACCGACAATCGCGGGTTTTACGGCTTAATATCATCTGACCTTACCATTGATAAAACTCACGCAAAAGCAGCCGTATTGAATGCGAGAATTCTATGGACATATTCAAAGGCCTACAGTCGTTATAAGGAAGGAAAGTATTTTTTCATGGCAGAACGTGCATATAATTATATAGTTGACTTCTTTATCGACAAAGTAAATTCAGGTGTATACTGGCTTCTGGATTATAAGGGCAATGTCCTAAACTCAAAAAAGCAGACTTATGCAATTGCATTTGCAATCTATGGTTTATCAGAATTTTTCCTTGCAACAGGCAGAAAGGAAAGTCTAACTAAAGCTATAGAGCTTTATAACGCATTGGAAACTCATACATGGGATTGTGTAAACAAGGGATACTATGAAGCACATACAACGGATTGGCAGCCTCTTGCCGATATGTCTCTAAGCCCTGCGGATATGAATGTTTCAAAGTCAATGAACACCCACCTCCATATTATAGAAGCCTACACAAACCTGTACAGGGTTTGGAAGGATGCCAGACTAAAATCAACTCTAGAAGAGATTATCAATATTACAATTAATCATATAATAGACCCTAAGAAACATTCCTTTAATCTGTTTTTCGATGAAAAATGGAATCCTGTTTCTGAAAAAATATCCTTCGGACATGATATTGAGGGCAGCTGGCTTTTATGTGAGGCAGCCGAAGTCCTTGGCAACAAAGAATTAATTAAAAGAGTAAGTGAAATCTCCGTAGCGATGGCTCAAAGAGTGTATAACACAGGCATTGATACCAAGTATGGAGGTCTTTTTTACGAACAGGACAAAAATGTTATTGAAACGATTAAGGACTGGTGGCCCCAGGCAGAAGCAGTTGTGGGTTTCTCCAATGCATATCAGCTGACAGGCAACGACTGCTTTATGATTGAAGCTGTTAATACGTGGAGTTTCATTAAAGCACACATTATTGACAAGGTTCATGGTGAATGGGTCTGGGGAACTTCCGCAGACGGATTAAATGTCACAAACAATGAAAAAGCAGGCCCGTGGAAATGTCCTTATCACAACAGCAGAATGTGTTTTGAGATTTTACAGAGATTCAAAAAGCGAAAGTCTTAG
- a CDS encoding permease has protein sequence MSIQISIIGGFLESGKTTFVQNLLKSQQSTYGNKTVLICCEQGYEEYRESVLKRYNTTLIYVNDIHILDRGFISSIVEEYAPDRILIEYNGTWPIGDFLRIRLPSGCCISKIVFIADASTFELYMSNMKSLIIEQISNSDVVILNRDKLLGTLEKTNIKRAIKAVNRQAKIIYYKRIIDNKEKVHCFETQGFQKDIRNFLIITLLLVVYFFLISVRNTGFTGDFKKIHTFITVFLSILIQALPFILIGIFISSFLQIFISDEKLVGMFSRFKWAGFPAAVIMGIFFPVCDCAMAPVCSRLAGKGVPLYYVLTFLLSAPVVNPVVITSTYYAFQNKPEVVLMRVGLGIAVALSVGLFVKFAGVSKEYAVKETILDTPCTGGYLGDFSQEGLAGKLGMLIRHAGMEFFNVGSYIVVGAFITSGLQTFISGELFSTAGVSRSMGLLAMLGAAIFMSVCSTSNAFIAKGFSYSFPMYSVVCYMVMGPMLDLKNLLMLSAGFKKKFLIELASILIVIAVFIFSITAPII, from the coding sequence GTGAGTATACAAATAAGTATAATAGGAGGATTCCTTGAATCCGGCAAAACCACATTCGTACAAAATCTATTAAAAAGTCAGCAGAGCACATATGGTAATAAAACGGTATTGATATGCTGTGAACAGGGATATGAAGAATACAGGGAGAGTGTGTTAAAGAGGTACAATACTACACTTATTTATGTTAACGATATACATATACTGGACAGAGGCTTCATAAGCTCTATTGTTGAGGAGTATGCCCCTGACAGGATTCTTATAGAATATAACGGAACATGGCCAATAGGAGATTTTTTAAGGATCCGGCTGCCATCCGGCTGTTGTATAAGTAAGATAGTTTTTATTGCTGATGCGTCGACCTTTGAATTGTACATGAGCAATATGAAGTCATTAATAATTGAGCAGATTTCAAACAGCGATGTTGTTATCCTGAACCGTGATAAATTATTGGGAACGTTGGAGAAAACAAATATAAAAAGAGCTATAAAGGCTGTTAACAGACAGGCGAAAATTATATATTATAAAAGAATTATAGACAACAAGGAAAAAGTCCATTGCTTCGAAACACAGGGATTTCAAAAAGATATCAGGAATTTTCTAATAATCACTCTTTTACTTGTAGTTTATTTTTTCCTTATATCAGTCAGGAATACAGGTTTTACGGGGGATTTCAAAAAAATACACACCTTTATAACTGTGTTTCTAAGTATTCTGATTCAGGCACTTCCGTTCATATTGATAGGGATATTTATTTCATCCTTTTTACAGATATTTATATCAGATGAAAAGCTTGTAGGGATGTTCAGCCGTTTTAAATGGGCAGGCTTTCCCGCAGCTGTGATTATGGGAATTTTCTTTCCCGTATGTGACTGTGCCATGGCTCCGGTATGTTCAAGGCTTGCCGGAAAAGGGGTTCCGCTATACTATGTATTGACATTTCTGTTAAGTGCTCCTGTAGTAAATCCCGTGGTAATTACATCTACATATTATGCTTTTCAAAATAAACCGGAAGTTGTATTAATGAGAGTAGGATTAGGTATTGCGGTGGCATTGTCGGTAGGATTGTTTGTAAAATTTGCGGGGGTTTCAAAAGAATATGCTGTAAAAGAAACAATACTGGATACGCCATGTACGGGAGGCTATCTGGGAGATTTTTCACAGGAGGGACTTGCCGGTAAGTTAGGGATGCTTATAAGACACGCAGGAATGGAGTTTTTTAATGTGGGAAGCTACATAGTAGTGGGAGCTTTCATTACCTCGGGACTACAGACTTTTATATCAGGAGAACTGTTCTCAACAGCAGGGGTAAGCCGCTCCATGGGACTATTGGCAATGCTGGGGGCGGCGATATTTATGTCGGTTTGCTCTACTTCCAACGCATTTATTGCAAAAGGCTTTTCCTACAGTTTTCCCATGTATTCGGTAGTGTGCTATATGGTAATGGGGCCTATGCTTGATTTAAAAAATTTGCTAATGCTGTCAGCAGGCTTCAAAAAGAAATTTCTGATAGAGCTGGCTTCAATACTTATAGTTATTGCGGTTTTCATTTTTTCAATCACAGCACCAATTATATAG
- a CDS encoding glycoside hydrolase family 130 protein: protein MSINGKSLKNIPWQDKPLGCNSVIWRHKGNPIIVWNPTPKTARIYNSSVVPWNSGFAGIFRADHKDGKAQIHVGFSSDGVNWNIEDEPIVWHDEDGNLYQPNYSYDPRIVELEGIYYIVWCTDFGGASLGLGVTKNFKQFTRLENPFIPFNRNGVLFPRKVNGKYLLLSRPSDTGHTPFGDIFISESPDLVHWGRHRRVMQKGGSGWWQSVKIGAGAVPIETTEGWLLFYHGVSGTCNGFVYSFGAAILDIEIPSKVLYRTRDYLLTPEMSYETSGFVPNVVFPCAALHDSETGRIAIYYGAADTYSALAYAKEDELINFIKSNSELLPGDAEEYR, encoded by the coding sequence ATGTCAATTAACGGTAAGAGTTTAAAGAATATTCCGTGGCAAGATAAACCTCTCGGCTGTAATAGCGTTATATGGAGACACAAAGGGAATCCCATTATCGTCTGGAATCCTACACCTAAAACAGCAAGGATATATAATAGTTCTGTAGTTCCCTGGAACTCAGGCTTTGCAGGTATTTTCAGAGCAGACCACAAAGACGGTAAAGCTCAAATCCATGTTGGATTCAGCAGTGATGGGGTTAATTGGAACATTGAGGATGAGCCTATAGTATGGCATGATGAGGATGGTAATCTGTATCAGCCTAACTATTCGTATGACCCCCGGATTGTGGAATTGGAAGGTATTTATTATATTGTCTGGTGCACAGACTTCGGTGGGGCCTCTCTGGGCCTAGGTGTCACAAAAAACTTTAAACAGTTTACACGTCTTGAAAATCCTTTTATACCTTTTAATCGTAATGGTGTTTTGTTTCCACGCAAGGTAAATGGTAAATACTTACTTTTAAGCAGACCCAGCGATACAGGTCATACACCTTTCGGAGATATTTTCATAAGCGAGAGTCCCGATCTTGTTCACTGGGGACGTCACAGACGTGTAATGCAAAAAGGAGGTTCAGGGTGGTGGCAAAGTGTAAAAATAGGAGCAGGTGCGGTTCCTATCGAAACAACGGAAGGCTGGCTTCTCTTTTACCATGGTGTTTCAGGAACCTGTAATGGCTTCGTATACAGTTTTGGTGCGGCAATTCTGGACATTGAAATCCCTTCTAAAGTTCTTTACCGCACAAGAGATTATCTTCTCACCCCCGAAATGTCATATGAAACATCAGGTTTTGTACCTAATGTGGTGTTCCCTTGTGCTGCACTGCACGATTCTGAGACTGGCAGAATCGCTATTTATTACGGTGCCGCCGACACATATTCCGCTCTTGCATATGCAAAGGAAGATGAATTAATAAACTTTATTAAATCAAATTCCGAGTTGCTGCCAGGCGATGCGGAGGAATATAGATAG
- a CDS encoding glycosidase: MVFDERLNYFIQKYNGLIKRKNSVQEGGNGIYDKYIYPVITKDHTPLFWRYDLDRNTNPYLMERLGVNCAFNPGAIELNGKIYLVVRIEGNDRKSFFAVAESESGIDNFTFWDYPVVMPETKNPDINIYDMRLVKHEDGWIYGLFCTERKDPEAACGDTFSAVAACGIARTKDLKLWERLPDLKTASPQQRNVVLHPEFIKGKYALYTRPQDGFIEIGKGGGIGFGYTDSMENAVIYEEILMECKEYHTIKEVKNGQGPTPLKTEKGWLHIAHGVRNTAAGLRYVVYAFLSDLEHPEIVTHRPGGFLIAPEGEERIGDVSNVVFCNGVVARQNGDVLIYYASSDTRCHVASTTIDKLLDYVINTPEDPLRSYACVQQRIDLISRNLRLIKNNTVSV; this comes from the coding sequence ATGGTTTTTGATGAGAGATTGAATTATTTTATCCAAAAATATAATGGATTGATTAAAAGAAAAAACTCCGTTCAAGAAGGCGGAAACGGCATATACGATAAATACATATATCCTGTAATAACCAAGGACCACACACCTCTTTTCTGGAGATATGACCTTGACAGGAATACTAATCCCTATCTTATGGAACGCCTCGGCGTCAATTGTGCTTTCAACCCGGGAGCTATTGAGCTTAACGGGAAAATATACCTTGTAGTACGTATAGAAGGGAACGATAGAAAATCCTTCTTTGCAGTGGCTGAAAGTGAAAGTGGCATTGATAACTTCACTTTCTGGGATTACCCTGTGGTAATGCCGGAAACAAAAAACCCTGATATCAATATATATGACATGAGGCTTGTAAAACATGAGGACGGTTGGATTTACGGTCTTTTCTGTACAGAGAGAAAAGACCCGGAGGCTGCCTGCGGCGATACCTTCAGTGCAGTAGCGGCATGCGGCATTGCTAGAACTAAAGATTTAAAATTATGGGAGCGTTTGCCTGATTTGAAAACAGCATCACCTCAACAGAGAAATGTGGTCCTTCACCCAGAGTTCATAAAGGGAAAATATGCCCTTTACACACGTCCTCAGGACGGCTTTATCGAAATAGGAAAGGGCGGCGGAATAGGATTCGGTTATACCGACAGTATGGAAAATGCTGTTATATATGAAGAAATACTGATGGAATGCAAGGAATACCACACTATTAAAGAGGTCAAAAACGGCCAAGGGCCCACCCCTTTGAAGACTGAAAAAGGCTGGCTTCACATTGCCCATGGCGTAAGAAATACGGCTGCCGGACTAAGATATGTTGTATATGCCTTTCTTTCCGACCTTGAACATCCCGAAATTGTAACCCATCGTCCGGGTGGCTTTTTAATCGCTCCTGAAGGTGAAGAACGAATCGGGGACGTTTCAAATGTGGTCTTCTGTAACGGTGTTGTAGCCAGACAAAACGGAGATGTTCTTATTTACTATGCTTCCTCCGATACACGTTGCCATGTAGCTTCTACCACTATAGACAAGCTTCTGGACTATGTCATTAATACCCCGGAGGACCCTCTAAGATCCTATGCATGTGTGCAGCAGAGAATTGACCTGATTTCAAGAAATTTGAGGCTGATTAAGAATAACACTGTTTCTGTGTAA
- a CDS encoding LacI family DNA-binding transcriptional regulator yields MSKKVTMDDIAEKLGISKNTVSLALRGMPGISESTRKVIEQTAREMGYTYKVSARKNTMARNLCLIIAKSTRDSIGFFSYVQLGIEDEAKKNNLNTIIHYYDENVQGFETPNCVKDGMVSGIITLGRISRETINCIVGYNLPVVMVDNYFDNLSMDYILTDNHSGGYAATEYLIDCGHTKIGFLGDISASISFYDRYQGFLKALRDRGIEINEGYSITDKKLEELPQEDITGLVNEIRTKAGLPTAFFCCNDAEAIVIIKVLKNIGVLVPNKISIIGFDDIENAANVTPELTTMRVQKEIMGKGAVCKLMEKLEQEIKSSEKILLSACLIKRNSVNRSDMAFHGSC; encoded by the coding sequence ATGTCCAAAAAAGTAACAATGGATGATATTGCAGAGAAGCTTGGTATATCAAAAAATACAGTATCTCTAGCACTAAGAGGCATGCCTGGTATAAGCGAAAGTACAAGAAAAGTAATTGAGCAGACTGCAAGGGAAATGGGCTACACGTATAAAGTGTCAGCACGTAAAAACACTATGGCACGAAATCTTTGTCTCATTATTGCAAAAAGCACACGTGATTCCATAGGTTTCTTTAGTTATGTACAGTTAGGAATAGAAGATGAAGCAAAGAAAAATAACTTAAACACAATAATACACTATTACGACGAAAACGTTCAAGGGTTTGAGACTCCCAACTGCGTAAAGGATGGTATGGTTTCAGGAATAATTACTCTGGGAAGAATTTCTCGTGAAACAATTAACTGCATAGTAGGATATAACCTTCCTGTTGTTATGGTAGACAACTATTTCGATAACCTATCCATGGATTATATACTCACGGACAACCATTCAGGCGGATATGCTGCTACGGAGTATCTTATAGACTGCGGACATACCAAAATAGGATTTTTAGGTGATATCTCCGCATCAATAAGCTTTTATGACAGGTATCAGGGGTTTTTAAAAGCTCTAAGAGATCGGGGAATTGAAATTAACGAAGGTTATTCGATAACTGATAAAAAGCTTGAAGAATTGCCTCAAGAAGATATAACTGGGCTAGTCAACGAAATCAGAACCAAGGCAGGCCTCCCAACCGCTTTTTTTTGCTGCAATGATGCGGAGGCTATTGTAATTATAAAAGTGCTGAAAAACATAGGTGTATTAGTACCGAATAAAATTTCAATCATAGGCTTTGACGATATAGAAAATGCCGCAAATGTTACCCCTGAATTAACTACAATGAGAGTGCAGAAGGAGATTATGGGTAAAGGAGCAGTTTGCAAGCTTATGGAAAAATTGGAACAAGAAATTAAGTCCTCTGAAAAGATATTGCTGTCAGCCTGTCTTATCAAAAGAAATTCGGTTAATCGTTCGGATATGGCGTTTCATGGCTCGTGCTGA
- a CDS encoding TIGR03943 family putative permease subunit produces the protein MKRLNREVLAQLTVLLLMAALLLHAVAGGKIKYYVNIHMIKYIWFSAAGVIIIALSLLPGLFKPKRRNSILPCVILTIPILAGIIIPPAPVETAHISTGNGYTGVSSATGQIQQKRGKNSSETQVKGDAHIINISDDEYLKWYTEASKNPDKYNSRTVKIKGVVFRMERFSCNEFVPARMSMVCCAADLVPYGFMCRYEDAEKWRNGEWVYVTAKIKVEYEPHMKKKMPILYAISVTPAQKPENELVYPY, from the coding sequence ATGAAAAGATTGAACAGAGAGGTTCTTGCACAGTTAACAGTTTTATTATTAATGGCTGCTTTACTGCTTCATGCTGTTGCGGGAGGTAAAATAAAATATTATGTCAACATACACATGATAAAGTATATATGGTTTTCGGCAGCAGGGGTTATAATTATTGCATTGTCTCTGCTGCCCGGTTTGTTTAAACCGAAACGAAGAAATAGTATACTCCCTTGTGTTATTCTGACAATTCCTATACTTGCAGGCATTATAATACCGCCAGCTCCTGTTGAAACTGCCCATATCAGCACTGGAAATGGGTACACTGGAGTTTCCTCCGCTACGGGGCAAATACAGCAAAAACGGGGCAAAAATTCGTCTGAAACACAGGTTAAGGGTGATGCTCATATAATTAATATAAGTGATGATGAATATTTGAAGTGGTACACTGAAGCCAGTAAGAACCCTGATAAATACAACTCTAGGACAGTGAAAATCAAAGGTGTGGTATTCCGTATGGAGAGGTTTAGCTGCAATGAGTTTGTTCCCGCCCGTATGTCAATGGTATGCTGTGCCGCAGACCTTGTACCGTATGGCTTCATGTGCAGATATGAGGATGCCGAAAAGTGGAGAAACGGCGAGTGGGTTTATGTTACCGCTAAAATAAAAGTAGAGTACGAGCCTCACATGAAAAAGAAAATGCCCATACTCTACGCAATATCCGTTACTCCTGCACAGAAGCCGGAGAATGAATTGGTTTACCCTTACTAG